The sequence GCTACCGCGGGGAGCGGCGCGCCGGAGCGGCGCCGGAGGCGGCGGTCGGCACCACGCTGCAGACCGCGGGGCGCGGGATCGTCCTCTCCACCGTCGTCCTCGCCCTGGGGTTCGCGGTGCTCGCGGCCTCCGGGTCCCGCTCCATCGCCTACTTCGGGATCCTGGCCGCCCTGGCCGTCGTGGGCGCGCTCGTGGCGGACCTCTTCCTCCTCCCCGCGCTGCTGCTGGGGGGCTCCCGCCGCACGGCCGCGTGAGGCGGGCGCCTCAGGCGGCCCACTGGGGGAGGGTGGGGCCGCGGAGGGGGGCGTAGCGGTTGCGGCGCCGGGTGAGGTCCTCGACCACGCGCCCGCGGAAGGCGTCCATGTCGCGCGTCCCGCCCAGCGCTTCGCGGTACGCGGGGATGTCCAGCACCTCCAGTCGCAGCGAGATCTCCTTGAAGAGGCGCGGGAAGCGCTCGCCCGGGGCGGCCACGTGGTGCAGGCCGCCGCTGTAGGCGATCAGCATCCGGCCCGAGTCGATCCCGGCGATCAGGTCGGCCACGCCGGCCTTGATCGTCATGGGCCGCCCGTCCACGTCCAGCCCCGTGCGCCGCATCATCCGTCCCTCGGGGAAGATGATCGTGATCGCCCGCGGGCCGCAGCAGTGGCGCAGCACCTGCTCCCAGCTCAGGTCCCGCTTGCGGGAAACGGGAACGACGCGCCGCCCGACGAAGCGGAACATCCACCCCGCCCCCCTCCGCTCCATAGTCTTGGAGGCGATCGGCACCACCGCGTCGCGCGCGATCCGCCAGACCACCCGGTTCGGCAGGACGGCCGCGAACACCGGCTCGTACAGGCTGGTGTGGTGGAGCACCGAGATGATCCGCAGGTCCTCCCACGGGTCCTCCGGCACCTCCCCCACCCACTCCACGTCGAAGCGGTAAAAGAGGCGGCTCAGCACCTTCCAGAGGAGCAGGAGCAGGAACACCGGGAGCGAGCGCATGGGCACCTCCCCGTCGGGCACGCGTTCACGCCGGGTGCAGCTGGACAGCCGCACCGGCGGTGGAGACCGTCGACCGACGTGCCTGGGAAAGCAAGGGGCGGGCCAGCGGACCCCATTCCGGCGCTCCGGTCCCGGCGGCGTGCCGGCGTCCACGAGAGCACGGCCTGGAGTGCTGCGTCAGGCTGGGCGGGGGCCGGAGCGCGCCCGGCGGGTGCGCCAGAGCAGGCGGGCGTAGATGGCGAGGGTGAGGGTGAGCACGAGCGCGCCGAGCACGAGCTGCAGGCTGCGGGAGAGGCCCTCGGGATACAGGAGCGAGACGACGTAGCGGTCGATGAACCCTCCCGAGTAGCCCGCCTCTCCGCCCAGGCGCCGCAG comes from Longimicrobiaceae bacterium and encodes:
- a CDS encoding 1-acyl-sn-glycerol-3-phosphate acyltransferase, which codes for MRSLPVFLLLLLWKVLSRLFYRFDVEWVGEVPEDPWEDLRIISVLHHTSLYEPVFAAVLPNRVVWRIARDAVVPIASKTMERRGAGWMFRFVGRRVVPVSRKRDLSWEQVLRHCCGPRAITIIFPEGRMMRRTGLDVDGRPMTIKAGVADLIAGIDSGRMLIAYSGGLHHVAAPGERFPRLFKEISLRLEVLDIPAYREALGGTRDMDAFRGRVVEDLTRRRNRYAPLRGPTLPQWAA
- a CDS encoding DUF2784 domain-containing protein; the protein is MLYRWLADAVVLVHLGFVLFVVLGGLLVLRRPRLAWLHVPAALWGVWIEFSGRVCPLTPLENRLRRLGGEAGYSGGFIDRYVVSLLYPEGLSRSLQLVLGALVLTLTLAIYARLLWRTRRARSGPRPA